In Miniphocaeibacter halophilus, the following proteins share a genomic window:
- a CDS encoding endonuclease MutS2: MNNKAIKILEYNTIINKLVNYTKSNLGKKISKKLEPISDFEEIEEKLKETEEATSLIFAFGNPSIYEINDFILPLKHVEKGGSLGTRELLDASALLRSVNEIKRYLPNTIENENKYPIVSAIVSSLTEYNNIEKEISNAIISENEISDNASSELKRIRREILNKSNSIREKLNSILKSQNSQNLLQDSFVTIRDGRYVIPVKSENRNLIKGIVHDQSSSGATSFIEPMAVVEINNDIRILEAKEEEEIKKILRELSLKLFEIKDDLIINQKYLSRLDFIFAKGNLAIEYNCSRPIINKKGIVDLKKARHPLLDKNKVVPIDINFGRDYNTLVITGPNTGGKTVTLKTVGLLTLMAQSGLLIPCKENSEIAVFDEIYADIGDEQSIEQSLSTFSSHMTNIVEIMNNLKYNSLVLFDELGAGTDPTEGAALAIAILEKLLHKNIRTIATTHYSQLKLFALNTEGVKNGSVEFDVNTLSPTYRLTIGLPGKSNAFEISKRLGLSESIINEARKLISEENQNFEDILSKIEYDRREIEESKERQRKLEEEVTLLKTKLNEEIDKTKLSRTKIIDDAKEKAYSIIQEAKDSSSELIKKLKYLQSSSEENIAHQATKIEQNFNKKLKKNISNKGLLGTVDKEEKRDITIGDEVEVLGMNDVGQVISKPNRKGEVQVQIGIIKLNANVNNLKLVESTDEKKAKTNIKNIIKSKANKNISSELDLRGYNIEEAIYEIEKFIDDAYIVGIKEIRLIHGKGTGVLRQGVQNYLKKNKYVKSYRIGSYSEGGTGVTVVEIK; encoded by the coding sequence ATGAATAATAAAGCAATAAAAATTTTAGAATACAATACAATAATAAATAAATTAGTAAATTATACAAAATCGAACTTAGGTAAAAAGATATCAAAAAAATTAGAACCTATTTCAGATTTTGAAGAAATTGAAGAAAAACTTAAGGAAACAGAAGAAGCAACTAGCTTAATATTTGCATTTGGCAATCCTTCTATATATGAAATCAATGATTTTATATTACCTTTAAAACATGTAGAAAAGGGAGGAAGTCTAGGTACAAGAGAGCTTTTAGATGCTTCTGCATTATTAAGATCGGTTAATGAAATAAAAAGATATTTACCTAATACTATAGAAAATGAAAATAAGTATCCAATAGTATCGGCTATAGTTTCTTCTTTAACTGAATATAATAATATAGAAAAAGAAATTTCAAATGCTATTATTTCAGAAAATGAAATAAGTGATAACGCTAGTAGTGAATTAAAAAGAATTAGAAGAGAAATATTAAACAAATCTAATTCTATTAGAGAAAAACTAAATAGTATTTTAAAATCTCAAAATTCACAAAATCTATTACAGGATTCTTTTGTAACAATTAGGGATGGACGATATGTAATTCCGGTAAAATCAGAAAATAGAAATTTAATAAAGGGTATTGTTCATGACCAATCGTCTTCGGGAGCAACTTCTTTTATAGAACCAATGGCTGTAGTAGAAATAAATAACGATATTAGAATATTGGAAGCTAAGGAAGAAGAAGAAATAAAAAAAATATTAAGAGAGTTGTCCTTAAAATTATTTGAAATAAAAGATGATTTAATTATTAATCAAAAATATTTGTCCAGATTGGATTTTATATTTGCAAAGGGAAATTTAGCTATTGAATATAATTGTTCTAGGCCCATTATTAATAAAAAGGGAATAGTTGATTTAAAAAAAGCAAGACATCCTTTACTGGATAAAAACAAGGTAGTTCCAATCGATATTAATTTTGGTAGGGATTATAATACTTTAGTAATTACTGGACCAAATACAGGTGGAAAAACAGTAACATTAAAAACAGTGGGATTACTTACTTTAATGGCCCAATCAGGCTTATTAATTCCATGTAAGGAAAATTCTGAAATAGCTGTTTTTGATGAAATATATGCAGATATTGGTGATGAACAAAGTATAGAACAATCGTTAAGTACATTTTCTTCACATATGACAAATATTGTAGAAATAATGAATAATTTAAAATATAATTCCTTAGTACTTTTTGATGAATTAGGAGCAGGAACTGATCCAACAGAAGGGGCTGCCCTAGCTATAGCTATTTTAGAAAAATTATTACACAAAAATATTAGAACTATAGCTACTACTCATTATTCTCAATTGAAGTTATTTGCATTAAATACCGAAGGTGTAAAAAATGGTTCAGTAGAGTTTGATGTAAATACTTTAAGTCCAACATATAGGTTAACAATAGGTTTACCTGGTAAGTCAAATGCTTTTGAAATTTCAAAAAGACTTGGACTAAGTGAGTCCATTATAAATGAGGCTCGAAAACTAATATCAGAGGAAAATCAAAACTTTGAGGATATTTTATCTAAAATAGAATATGATAGACGTGAAATAGAGGAAAGCAAGGAAAGACAGAGAAAACTTGAAGAGGAAGTTACTTTATTAAAAACTAAGTTAAATGAAGAAATAGATAAAACTAAGTTATCTAGAACTAAAATTATTGATGATGCTAAGGAAAAAGCTTATAGTATAATACAGGAAGCGAAAGATTCTAGTTCTGAACTAATAAAAAAATTAAAATACTTACAAAGTAGCTCTGAAGAAAATATAGCCCATCAAGCTACTAAAATTGAACAAAATTTTAATAAAAAATTAAAAAAGAATATTAGCAATAAGGGACTTTTAGGTACAGTAGACAAAGAGGAAAAAAGAGATATAACTATAGGTGATGAAGTAGAAGTTCTAGGAATGAATGATGTTGGACAGGTGATTTCTAAACCAAATAGAAAAGGTGAAGTTCAAGTTCAAATAGGTATTATTAAATTAAATGCAAATGTAAATAACCTAAAACTTGTAGAGTCTACTGATGAAAAAAAGGCAAAAACCAATATAAAGAATATTATAAAAAGTAAGGCTAATAAAAATATAAGTAGCGAATTAGACTTAAGGGGTTATAATATTGAAGAGGCTATTTATGAAATTGAAAAATTTATAGATGATGCTTATATTGTAGGAATTAAAGAAATAAGACTAATACATGGAAAAGGAACTGGAGTGTTAAGACAAGGCGTCCAAAATTATCTAAAAAAGAATAAGTATGTAAAATCCTATAGAATAGGTTCCTATTCTGAAGGTGGTACTGGAGTAACTGTTGTAGAAATAAAGTAA
- a CDS encoding U32 family peptidase: MKNYDFEVLAPVGNLLMLDAAIKAGADAVYLGGKNFSARAYAENFTIENIRDLVRKCHSNNIKVYVTVNTLLHDYELNDALNYIIDLYNLDVDAVIIQDLGLLTLIKQYLPNMDVHASTQININNYYGAKLMKKLGFKRIVLARETPIDEIKYIAENLDIELEVFIHGSLCISSSGQCLMSSYIGGRSGNRGKCAQPCRKEYTIYDSEFNIVNSNKAPRSYLSPKDLCTIDNITELRDIGIKSFKIEGRMKKPEYVYTVVKTYKSKLNNHYIDDRILDEVSNRGYTKGLINYSFGRDFIEINREKNKKGLIVGKIVKKNKQKAIEFFIKVKKGDILLFETVKNKVIQLTLTKDYDVGETLFSDHIHDSKVDSKVRRTSSIEIKNELENAKIDNLKDIDIKFIGKIGENPRIYAKSCNKTVFADSNHTVLKAIKQPLSRDRIVEQLSKMGNTNYKLHSIELELDENIFIPIKVLNELRRDIIFKLDKILTNFNSREYVNKVNIDFKSFQSTNPATTKINLELINIVENLENDYGDIYTNDYNNIENSYYKIPRIATSKELEKISVEIKNKNNIKGFLVNNLGDIQFVKEKFPNAKIIGDIGLNVLNSKAYWLLKNLGLFKISLSTELNIDEINDLITKIDNDFEILVHGYLTSMVMKNCPFSILKGCKDDSKCNLCKFSKNHYLKNNNNEYFLVNRFNGYSELYHNKILDIYDIVKNINLEKGGNLRIIAYNKVDDLIKKYNDKINNKKVYKIDNNNEEYTKGHFLKGIN; the protein is encoded by the coding sequence TTGAAAAATTATGATTTTGAGGTATTGGCTCCTGTAGGGAATTTGTTGATGTTAGATGCAGCAATTAAGGCAGGAGCTGATGCTGTTTATTTAGGTGGAAAAAATTTTAGTGCACGAGCATATGCAGAAAATTTTACAATAGAAAACATTAGAGATTTAGTTAGAAAATGCCATAGTAATAATATTAAGGTATATGTAACAGTAAATACATTATTACATGATTATGAATTAAATGATGCTTTAAACTACATTATTGACTTATATAATTTAGATGTTGATGCTGTAATAATCCAAGATTTAGGCCTATTGACTTTAATTAAGCAATATTTACCTAATATGGATGTACATGCTAGTACACAAATTAATATTAATAATTATTACGGTGCAAAACTTATGAAAAAACTAGGTTTTAAAAGAATAGTTTTAGCAAGGGAAACCCCTATAGATGAAATAAAGTATATAGCTGAAAATCTAGATATAGAACTAGAGGTATTTATTCATGGTTCACTATGTATTTCATCATCAGGTCAATGTCTTATGAGTTCATATATTGGAGGAAGAAGTGGTAACAGGGGAAAATGTGCCCAACCTTGTAGAAAAGAATATACAATATATGATTCAGAGTTTAATATTGTAAATTCTAACAAGGCCCCTAGATCTTATTTAAGTCCAAAAGATTTATGCACAATTGATAATATTACAGAATTAAGAGATATTGGAATTAAATCCTTTAAAATAGAAGGAAGAATGAAAAAGCCAGAATATGTCTATACCGTAGTTAAAACCTATAAGAGTAAATTGAATAATCACTATATAGATGATAGGATTCTTGATGAAGTATCTAATAGAGGATATACAAAGGGGTTAATTAATTATAGCTTTGGCAGAGATTTTATTGAAATTAATAGAGAGAAGAATAAAAAAGGTTTAATTGTTGGCAAAATTGTTAAAAAAAATAAACAAAAAGCAATAGAGTTTTTTATAAAAGTAAAAAAAGGGGATATTCTACTTTTTGAAACAGTAAAAAATAAGGTAATTCAACTTACCTTAACTAAGGATTATGATGTAGGGGAAACTTTATTTAGTGACCATATTCACGATTCAAAAGTTGATTCTAAAGTAAGAAGAACAAGTTCTATTGAAATAAAAAATGAATTGGAAAATGCAAAAATCGATAATCTTAAAGATATTGATATTAAATTTATTGGTAAAATTGGGGAAAATCCTAGAATTTATGCAAAAAGTTGTAATAAAACTGTATTTGCAGATTCAAATCATACTGTTTTAAAAGCCATAAAACAACCTTTAAGCAGAGATAGAATAGTAGAGCAACTATCTAAAATGGGAAATACCAACTATAAATTACATTCTATTGAATTGGAATTAGATGAGAACATATTTATACCTATTAAGGTTTTAAACGAGTTACGAAGAGATATAATATTTAAATTAGATAAAATACTAACTAATTTTAATAGCAGAGAGTATGTAAATAAAGTAAATATAGATTTTAAAAGTTTCCAATCAACAAACCCTGCAACGACTAAAATTAACTTAGAATTAATTAATATAGTGGAAAATCTTGAAAATGATTATGGTGATATTTATACAAATGATTATAATAATATTGAAAATAGTTATTATAAAATACCAAGAATAGCCACTAGTAAAGAATTAGAAAAAATTAGCGTTGAAATTAAAAATAAAAACAATATAAAAGGATTTTTAGTAAATAATTTAGGAGATATTCAATTTGTTAAGGAAAAGTTTCCTAATGCAAAAATTATTGGAGATATAGGACTAAATGTATTAAATTCTAAAGCCTATTGGCTTTTAAAAAACTTAGGACTGTTTAAAATATCCTTGTCAACAGAATTAAATATAGATGAAATTAATGATTTAATTACAAAAATTGATAATGATTTTGAAATATTAGTCCACGGATATTTAACCTCTATGGTAATGAAAAACTGTCCGTTTAGTATTTTAAAGGGTTGTAAAGACGATAGTAAATGTAATTTATGTAAATTTTCTAAAAACCACTATTTAAAAAATAATAATAATGAATATTTTTTAGTTAACAGATTTAATGGTTATAGTGAATTATATCATAATAAAATTTTAGACATTTACGATATTGTTAAAAATATTAATTTAGAAAAGGGTGGCAATTTAAGAATTATTGCTTATAATAAAGTAGATGATTTAATAAAAAAATACAATGATAAAATCAATAATAAGAAGGTTTATAAAATAGATAATAATAACGAAGAATATACTAAGGGACATTTTTTAAAAGGTATAAATTAA